CAAGCGCGTTGAGGGCTTCCGGGTCGAGATGGTCGTACAGCGTGAATCCGTGTTCGGTCGAACAGTCGATCGGATCGGTATCGAGTGCGGCCGAAATCGCGTACACAACGGCGATGCTGGCCGGCGTCGTGTCGTCGTACGTCCGTTCGGCGAGGAGGGGCCGTTCGCCCGGGGGATCGCGATCGGACCCGGGCATTAGTCGCTCGTCCTCCTGTCTCTCGATCGTCGATCGTCGAT
This genomic stretch from Natrinema sp. SYSU A 869 harbors:
- a CDS encoding HalOD1 output domain-containing protein produces the protein MPGSDRDPPGERPLLAERTYDDTTPASIAVVYAISAALDTDPIDCSTEHGFTLYDHLDPEALNALVTDDRRNGSVTVELSLNDHLLRVTDSGRVRVLGPSGSDS